In a genomic window of Nothobranchius furzeri strain GRZ-AD chromosome 14, NfurGRZ-RIMD1, whole genome shotgun sequence:
- the gpr156 gene encoding probable G-protein coupled receptor 156 isoform X2, which yields MVDRLGPVMEHELNCSSQCNSPLCFIQSGISSHDGLDILQRLCSLTLTAELPRRPLSAVLRAVVWTLLSCGILTAVCFFLFTLRFKNNRIVKMSSPNLNYLTLFGSVLTYASGFLFAIDEQAQSQTGTSLALLQARKWTLCVGTTLVFGPILGKTWRLYRVFTQRVPDKRVIIRDIQLIGMVVLLILVDILVLTTWNLSDPIRCSRSVKAVVKVMERHVSSSLSQLSSCSSEYSTIWVIIIAVQKGCLLLYGTYLAGLTSNVSHPPVNQSPTIITAVTLVTLSSAVAVPVSIFLQAWPNLIHSTVAGAIFLCTLATNCMLFVPQLTQWRQFEEDQNNPSQMAKYFSSPSKSQTSMYSQDEIYYLLGENSSMKKLLNEKNAAIDTLQEQVNNAKEKLLRLMTASQLIEDVDGSPSQLNSCSTQTTELQSESYSPSVLSQGNIKSSLSSPRLSNRLPASPVLSNTVSSPPNSSSVQNSSASPADEDFYVRGIQRNASVSGHADRNAAQSRVDEDPKRPVSFTFPCRTAAEAVHFVTSLQNRRGLNLSQAQTFVGHSGLTLQIGPNAKLAGFVSSEKLQEILLELSLDAASGKPSKLTPPSPCSPPPPTLPHCPSLSPYAIRKRQPPFYSSRRHLSSSCFYKGSDGPTCRKTRDPNPGSSTMNETLFHVHGCNNEPEKEIEAEEGVEDEQERMKTCQRCVSRFHKYTACPCVGHNHSSQPGMDVDGDRQQRSRHIRDSSGYWDSDSSSSTDYCYFHRPFCDSCLQRGSLLSSDSSSDSSDSEFDDCTNLYHAPRPVVFKEDLKPTLV from the exons atggtggacCGACTGGGGCCAGTCATGGAGCATGAGCTGAACTGCAGCTCCCAGTGTAATTCCCCACTTTGCTTCATCCAGTCAGGAATCAGCAGCCATGACGGCTTGGACATCCTACAAAGACTATGCAGCCTGACG TTGACAGCGGAGCTCCCAAGACGTCCCCTCTCTGCGGTGCTGAGAGCTGTCGTCTGGACGCTCCTCTCCTGTGGCATCCTGACGGCCGTCTGCTTTTTCCTTTTCACCCTGCGCTTTAAAAACAACAG GATTGTCAAGATGTCCAGTCCCAACCTGAACTATCTGACTCTCTTTGGGAGTGTTCTCACGTACGCCAGCGGCTTCCTTTTTGCCATCGATGAACAGGCTCAGTCCCAAACTGGAACCTCTCTAGCTTTGCTGCAG GCTCGCAAGTGGACACTTTGTGTTGGAACTACTCTGGTGTTTGGTCCAATTTTGGGGAAGACGTGGAGACTCTACAGAGTGTTCACACAGAGAGTGCCTGACAAAAGAGTG ATAATCCGGGACATCCAGCTGATTGGTATGGTGGTTCTGCTGATCCTGGTGGACATCCTGGTTCTCACTACCTGGAACCTCTCAGACCCAATCAGGTGTTCAAGATCTGTCAAAGCTGTGGTCAAG GTGATGGAGAGACACGTTTCCTCCTCTTTGTCTCAGCTCAGCTCCTGTTCATCTGAATACTCCACCATTTGGGTCATCATCATTGCTGTCCAGAAA GGTTGTCTTCTCCTCTATGGCACCTATCTCGCCGGTCTGACCAGCAACGTCAGCCATCCTCCGGTAAACCAGTCCCCCACCATCATAACAGCGGTCACCCTGGTGACCCTCTCCTCTGCTGTGGCAGTCCCCGTGTCCATCTTCCTGCAGGCCTGGCCCAACCTGATCCACAGCACAGTGGCTGGAGCCATCTTCCTCTGCACACTGGCTACCAACTGCATGCTGTTTGTGCCGCAG CTGACCCAGTGGCGACAGTTTGAGGAGGATCAGAACAACCCGAGTCAGATGGCCAAGTATTTCAGCAGCCCCAGTAAGAGCCAGACGTCCATGTACAGCCAGGATGAGATCTACTACCTGCTGGGAGAGAACAGCTCCATGAAAAAACTCCTGAATGAG AAAAATGCTGCGATCGACACTCTTCAGGAGCAGGTAAACAATGCCAAAGAGAAGCTCCTGAGATTGATGACAGCGAGCCAGCTCATCGAGGACGTGGATGGCTCACCCAGCCAGCTCAACTCCTGCTCCACCCAGACCACTGAGCTTCAGTCTGAAAGTTATTCTCCTTCCGTCTTATCTCAGGGAAACATCAAATCTAGTCTTTCATCCCCTCGACTCTCCAACCGCCTCCCTGCTTCACCTGTTTTATCAAACACCGTTTCATCACCCCCCAATTCTTCCTCTGTTCAAAACTCCTCCGCTTCCCCGGCTGATGAAGATTTTTATGTGAGGGGAATTCAGAGAAACGCATCTGTGTCTGGACATGCAGACAGAAACGCAGCTCAGTCCAGAGTGGACGAGGATCCCAAGCGGCCTGTGTCCTTTACGTTTCCTTGCAGAACTGCAGCGGAGGCTGTTCACTTTGTCACTTCTCTCCAAAACCGTAGAGGACTGAACCTCTCTCAAGCGCAAACATTTGTTGGTCACAGTGGACTAACGCTGCAGATAGGACCAAATGCAAAACTGGCTGGTTTTGTTAGCAGTGAGAAGCTTCAGGAGATCCTCCTGGAGCTCAGCCTGGATGCAGCATCAGGAAAGCCTTCAAAGctgacccctccatcaccctgCTCCCCTCCCCCACCCACCCTCCCCCACTGCCCCAGCCTTTCCCCATACGCCATAAGAAAACGTCAGCCTCCCTTTTACTCCTCCAGAAGACATTTGTCCTCTTCCTGTTTCTACAAAGGCTCAGATGGTCCGACCTGCAGAAAGACAAGAGACCCAAATCCAGGGAGCTCCACTATGAATGAAACACTTTTTCATGTTCATGGTTGCAACAATgagccagaaaaggaaattgaggCAGAAGAGGGAGTTGAGGACGAACAGGAAAGGATGAAAACATGTCAAAGGTGCGTTTCAAGGTTCCACAAATACACAGCCTGTCCTTGTGTGGGACACAATCACTCATCTCAGCCTGGCATGGATGTAGATGGTGACAGGCAGCAACGCAGTCGCCACATTCGAGACTCAAGTGGTTACTGGGACTCAGACTCTAGCAGCTCAACAGATTACTGTTACTTCCACCGGCCTTTCTGTGACTCCTGCCTGCAGCGAGGCTCCCTCCTGAGCTCCGATAGCTCCTCGGACTCATCCGACAGCGAATTTGACGACTGTACGAACCTCTACCATGCCCCTCGGCCCGTTGTGTTCAAAGAAGACCTCAAACCCACTTTAGTGTGA
- the gpr156 gene encoding probable G-protein coupled receptor 156 isoform X1 encodes MERVSYKAKYLFFILSQDVCVMVDRLGPVMEHELNCSSQCNSPLCFIQSGISSHDGLDILQRLCSLTLTAELPRRPLSAVLRAVVWTLLSCGILTAVCFFLFTLRFKNNRIVKMSSPNLNYLTLFGSVLTYASGFLFAIDEQAQSQTGTSLALLQARKWTLCVGTTLVFGPILGKTWRLYRVFTQRVPDKRVIIRDIQLIGMVVLLILVDILVLTTWNLSDPIRCSRSVKAVVKVMERHVSSSLSQLSSCSSEYSTIWVIIIAVQKGCLLLYGTYLAGLTSNVSHPPVNQSPTIITAVTLVTLSSAVAVPVSIFLQAWPNLIHSTVAGAIFLCTLATNCMLFVPQLTQWRQFEEDQNNPSQMAKYFSSPSKSQTSMYSQDEIYYLLGENSSMKKLLNEKNAAIDTLQEQVNNAKEKLLRLMTASQLIEDVDGSPSQLNSCSTQTTELQSESYSPSVLSQGNIKSSLSSPRLSNRLPASPVLSNTVSSPPNSSSVQNSSASPADEDFYVRGIQRNASVSGHADRNAAQSRVDEDPKRPVSFTFPCRTAAEAVHFVTSLQNRRGLNLSQAQTFVGHSGLTLQIGPNAKLAGFVSSEKLQEILLELSLDAASGKPSKLTPPSPCSPPPPTLPHCPSLSPYAIRKRQPPFYSSRRHLSSSCFYKGSDGPTCRKTRDPNPGSSTMNETLFHVHGCNNEPEKEIEAEEGVEDEQERMKTCQRCVSRFHKYTACPCVGHNHSSQPGMDVDGDRQQRSRHIRDSSGYWDSDSSSSTDYCYFHRPFCDSCLQRGSLLSSDSSSDSSDSEFDDCTNLYHAPRPVVFKEDLKPTLV; translated from the exons ATGGAGAGAGTTTCTTACAAggcaaaatatttattttttattctttcacaggatgtgtgtgtgatggtggacCGACTGGGGCCAGTCATGGAGCATGAGCTGAACTGCAGCTCCCAGTGTAATTCCCCACTTTGCTTCATCCAGTCAGGAATCAGCAGCCATGACGGCTTGGACATCCTACAAAGACTATGCAGCCTGACG TTGACAGCGGAGCTCCCAAGACGTCCCCTCTCTGCGGTGCTGAGAGCTGTCGTCTGGACGCTCCTCTCCTGTGGCATCCTGACGGCCGTCTGCTTTTTCCTTTTCACCCTGCGCTTTAAAAACAACAG GATTGTCAAGATGTCCAGTCCCAACCTGAACTATCTGACTCTCTTTGGGAGTGTTCTCACGTACGCCAGCGGCTTCCTTTTTGCCATCGATGAACAGGCTCAGTCCCAAACTGGAACCTCTCTAGCTTTGCTGCAG GCTCGCAAGTGGACACTTTGTGTTGGAACTACTCTGGTGTTTGGTCCAATTTTGGGGAAGACGTGGAGACTCTACAGAGTGTTCACACAGAGAGTGCCTGACAAAAGAGTG ATAATCCGGGACATCCAGCTGATTGGTATGGTGGTTCTGCTGATCCTGGTGGACATCCTGGTTCTCACTACCTGGAACCTCTCAGACCCAATCAGGTGTTCAAGATCTGTCAAAGCTGTGGTCAAG GTGATGGAGAGACACGTTTCCTCCTCTTTGTCTCAGCTCAGCTCCTGTTCATCTGAATACTCCACCATTTGGGTCATCATCATTGCTGTCCAGAAA GGTTGTCTTCTCCTCTATGGCACCTATCTCGCCGGTCTGACCAGCAACGTCAGCCATCCTCCGGTAAACCAGTCCCCCACCATCATAACAGCGGTCACCCTGGTGACCCTCTCCTCTGCTGTGGCAGTCCCCGTGTCCATCTTCCTGCAGGCCTGGCCCAACCTGATCCACAGCACAGTGGCTGGAGCCATCTTCCTCTGCACACTGGCTACCAACTGCATGCTGTTTGTGCCGCAG CTGACCCAGTGGCGACAGTTTGAGGAGGATCAGAACAACCCGAGTCAGATGGCCAAGTATTTCAGCAGCCCCAGTAAGAGCCAGACGTCCATGTACAGCCAGGATGAGATCTACTACCTGCTGGGAGAGAACAGCTCCATGAAAAAACTCCTGAATGAG AAAAATGCTGCGATCGACACTCTTCAGGAGCAGGTAAACAATGCCAAAGAGAAGCTCCTGAGATTGATGACAGCGAGCCAGCTCATCGAGGACGTGGATGGCTCACCCAGCCAGCTCAACTCCTGCTCCACCCAGACCACTGAGCTTCAGTCTGAAAGTTATTCTCCTTCCGTCTTATCTCAGGGAAACATCAAATCTAGTCTTTCATCCCCTCGACTCTCCAACCGCCTCCCTGCTTCACCTGTTTTATCAAACACCGTTTCATCACCCCCCAATTCTTCCTCTGTTCAAAACTCCTCCGCTTCCCCGGCTGATGAAGATTTTTATGTGAGGGGAATTCAGAGAAACGCATCTGTGTCTGGACATGCAGACAGAAACGCAGCTCAGTCCAGAGTGGACGAGGATCCCAAGCGGCCTGTGTCCTTTACGTTTCCTTGCAGAACTGCAGCGGAGGCTGTTCACTTTGTCACTTCTCTCCAAAACCGTAGAGGACTGAACCTCTCTCAAGCGCAAACATTTGTTGGTCACAGTGGACTAACGCTGCAGATAGGACCAAATGCAAAACTGGCTGGTTTTGTTAGCAGTGAGAAGCTTCAGGAGATCCTCCTGGAGCTCAGCCTGGATGCAGCATCAGGAAAGCCTTCAAAGctgacccctccatcaccctgCTCCCCTCCCCCACCCACCCTCCCCCACTGCCCCAGCCTTTCCCCATACGCCATAAGAAAACGTCAGCCTCCCTTTTACTCCTCCAGAAGACATTTGTCCTCTTCCTGTTTCTACAAAGGCTCAGATGGTCCGACCTGCAGAAAGACAAGAGACCCAAATCCAGGGAGCTCCACTATGAATGAAACACTTTTTCATGTTCATGGTTGCAACAATgagccagaaaaggaaattgaggCAGAAGAGGGAGTTGAGGACGAACAGGAAAGGATGAAAACATGTCAAAGGTGCGTTTCAAGGTTCCACAAATACACAGCCTGTCCTTGTGTGGGACACAATCACTCATCTCAGCCTGGCATGGATGTAGATGGTGACAGGCAGCAACGCAGTCGCCACATTCGAGACTCAAGTGGTTACTGGGACTCAGACTCTAGCAGCTCAACAGATTACTGTTACTTCCACCGGCCTTTCTGTGACTCCTGCCTGCAGCGAGGCTCCCTCCTGAGCTCCGATAGCTCCTCGGACTCATCCGACAGCGAATTTGACGACTGTACGAACCTCTACCATGCCCCTCGGCCCGTTGTGTTCAAAGAAGACCTCAAACCCACTTTAGTGTGA
- the gpr156 gene encoding probable G-protein coupled receptor 156 isoform X3 — MERVSYKAKYLFFILSQDVCVMVDRLGPVMEHELNCSSQCNSPLCFIQSGISSHDGLDILQRLCSLTLTAELPRRPLSAVLRAVVWTLLSCGILTAVCFFLFTLRFKNNRIVKMSSPNLNYLTLFGSVLTYASGFLFAIDEQAQSQTGTSLALLQARKWTLCVGTTLVFGPILGKTWRLYRVFTQRVPDKRVIIRDIQLIGMVVLLILVDILVLTTWNLSDPIRCSRSVKAVVKVMERHVSSSLSQLSSCSSEYSTIWVIIIAVQKLTQWRQFEEDQNNPSQMAKYFSSPSKSQTSMYSQDEIYYLLGENSSMKKLLNEKNAAIDTLQEQVNNAKEKLLRLMTASQLIEDVDGSPSQLNSCSTQTTELQSESYSPSVLSQGNIKSSLSSPRLSNRLPASPVLSNTVSSPPNSSSVQNSSASPADEDFYVRGIQRNASVSGHADRNAAQSRVDEDPKRPVSFTFPCRTAAEAVHFVTSLQNRRGLNLSQAQTFVGHSGLTLQIGPNAKLAGFVSSEKLQEILLELSLDAASGKPSKLTPPSPCSPPPPTLPHCPSLSPYAIRKRQPPFYSSRRHLSSSCFYKGSDGPTCRKTRDPNPGSSTMNETLFHVHGCNNEPEKEIEAEEGVEDEQERMKTCQRCVSRFHKYTACPCVGHNHSSQPGMDVDGDRQQRSRHIRDSSGYWDSDSSSSTDYCYFHRPFCDSCLQRGSLLSSDSSSDSSDSEFDDCTNLYHAPRPVVFKEDLKPTLV, encoded by the exons ATGGAGAGAGTTTCTTACAAggcaaaatatttattttttattctttcacaggatgtgtgtgtgatggtggacCGACTGGGGCCAGTCATGGAGCATGAGCTGAACTGCAGCTCCCAGTGTAATTCCCCACTTTGCTTCATCCAGTCAGGAATCAGCAGCCATGACGGCTTGGACATCCTACAAAGACTATGCAGCCTGACG TTGACAGCGGAGCTCCCAAGACGTCCCCTCTCTGCGGTGCTGAGAGCTGTCGTCTGGACGCTCCTCTCCTGTGGCATCCTGACGGCCGTCTGCTTTTTCCTTTTCACCCTGCGCTTTAAAAACAACAG GATTGTCAAGATGTCCAGTCCCAACCTGAACTATCTGACTCTCTTTGGGAGTGTTCTCACGTACGCCAGCGGCTTCCTTTTTGCCATCGATGAACAGGCTCAGTCCCAAACTGGAACCTCTCTAGCTTTGCTGCAG GCTCGCAAGTGGACACTTTGTGTTGGAACTACTCTGGTGTTTGGTCCAATTTTGGGGAAGACGTGGAGACTCTACAGAGTGTTCACACAGAGAGTGCCTGACAAAAGAGTG ATAATCCGGGACATCCAGCTGATTGGTATGGTGGTTCTGCTGATCCTGGTGGACATCCTGGTTCTCACTACCTGGAACCTCTCAGACCCAATCAGGTGTTCAAGATCTGTCAAAGCTGTGGTCAAG GTGATGGAGAGACACGTTTCCTCCTCTTTGTCTCAGCTCAGCTCCTGTTCATCTGAATACTCCACCATTTGGGTCATCATCATTGCTGTCCAGAAA CTGACCCAGTGGCGACAGTTTGAGGAGGATCAGAACAACCCGAGTCAGATGGCCAAGTATTTCAGCAGCCCCAGTAAGAGCCAGACGTCCATGTACAGCCAGGATGAGATCTACTACCTGCTGGGAGAGAACAGCTCCATGAAAAAACTCCTGAATGAG AAAAATGCTGCGATCGACACTCTTCAGGAGCAGGTAAACAATGCCAAAGAGAAGCTCCTGAGATTGATGACAGCGAGCCAGCTCATCGAGGACGTGGATGGCTCACCCAGCCAGCTCAACTCCTGCTCCACCCAGACCACTGAGCTTCAGTCTGAAAGTTATTCTCCTTCCGTCTTATCTCAGGGAAACATCAAATCTAGTCTTTCATCCCCTCGACTCTCCAACCGCCTCCCTGCTTCACCTGTTTTATCAAACACCGTTTCATCACCCCCCAATTCTTCCTCTGTTCAAAACTCCTCCGCTTCCCCGGCTGATGAAGATTTTTATGTGAGGGGAATTCAGAGAAACGCATCTGTGTCTGGACATGCAGACAGAAACGCAGCTCAGTCCAGAGTGGACGAGGATCCCAAGCGGCCTGTGTCCTTTACGTTTCCTTGCAGAACTGCAGCGGAGGCTGTTCACTTTGTCACTTCTCTCCAAAACCGTAGAGGACTGAACCTCTCTCAAGCGCAAACATTTGTTGGTCACAGTGGACTAACGCTGCAGATAGGACCAAATGCAAAACTGGCTGGTTTTGTTAGCAGTGAGAAGCTTCAGGAGATCCTCCTGGAGCTCAGCCTGGATGCAGCATCAGGAAAGCCTTCAAAGctgacccctccatcaccctgCTCCCCTCCCCCACCCACCCTCCCCCACTGCCCCAGCCTTTCCCCATACGCCATAAGAAAACGTCAGCCTCCCTTTTACTCCTCCAGAAGACATTTGTCCTCTTCCTGTTTCTACAAAGGCTCAGATGGTCCGACCTGCAGAAAGACAAGAGACCCAAATCCAGGGAGCTCCACTATGAATGAAACACTTTTTCATGTTCATGGTTGCAACAATgagccagaaaaggaaattgaggCAGAAGAGGGAGTTGAGGACGAACAGGAAAGGATGAAAACATGTCAAAGGTGCGTTTCAAGGTTCCACAAATACACAGCCTGTCCTTGTGTGGGACACAATCACTCATCTCAGCCTGGCATGGATGTAGATGGTGACAGGCAGCAACGCAGTCGCCACATTCGAGACTCAAGTGGTTACTGGGACTCAGACTCTAGCAGCTCAACAGATTACTGTTACTTCCACCGGCCTTTCTGTGACTCCTGCCTGCAGCGAGGCTCCCTCCTGAGCTCCGATAGCTCCTCGGACTCATCCGACAGCGAATTTGACGACTGTACGAACCTCTACCATGCCCCTCGGCCCGTTGTGTTCAAAGAAGACCTCAAACCCACTTTAGTGTGA
- the LOC107389866 gene encoding E3 ubiquitin-protein ligase TRIM21, with translation MATAASILSKEQLLCPICLDVFNQPVSTPCGHNFCRDCIQRYWNGTSMPQCPMCKHTLYKRPDLKVNTFISEVASHFKKLGEKCKDRTKATDLSVALKGDICCDVCTGRTVKALKSCLDCLASFCETHLEPHHVLVTLKHHRLISPMICMQDRVCKKHESLLDLFCHTDQTYVCQHCVSDKHKTHHTVCIEDESRDRRAQIRNLNVEIREMIHGRLEKIREINQAVQLSRRNTENEVEESLRVFNKLLQFVQKGQAEVDEVIREKQRRVEIMASGLIKELEQEIDDLKCRNTELDLLLFTNDDLYLLKSFPAFCTMPAVKDWSEAWAQSSKYVGTVRRSVRRVASLIEEAVKTEVKRLCEVEFTRVKSCVVEVSLDPDTAHPKLVLSENKKQVYHGDVAQSLPDNPERFYPCVSVLAREGFSSGRFYYEVQVKGKTEWDIGVALESVNRKGGNLLNPERGYWTLGMRKDEKYWALSSPPVCVPLVEKPQTVGVYVDLEGGQVSFYNVHAQSHIYTFTGYTFRDRLFPYFNPRRNHDGVNSSPLVISPVNV, from the coding sequence ATGGCAACTGCTGCCAGCATCCTGTCCAAGGAGCAGCTTCTCTGCCCCATCTGTCTGGATGTGTTCAACCAGCCGGTCTCCACTCCTTGTGGACACAACTTCTGCAGAGATTGCATTCAGAGATACTGGAATGGCACCAGTATGCCGCAGTGCCCCATGTGCAAGCACACGTTGTACAAGAGGCCTGACCTGAAAGTGAACACTTTCATATCTGAGGTGGCTTCTCATTTTAAGAAGCTTGGGGAGAAGTGCAAAGACAGAACCAAAGCTACAGATCTGTCAGTGGCCCTTAAAGGTGACATTTGTTGTGATGTGTGCACTGGAAGAACGGTGAAGGCTTTGAAATCCTGTCTGGACTGTTTGGCCTCATTCTGCGAAACTCACCTGGAGCCCCATCATGTCCTAGTAACCCTGAAGCATCACAGACTCATTAGCCCCATGATATGCATGCAGGACAGAGTCTGTAAGAAGCACGAGAGTCTTCTGGATCTGTTCTGTCACACCGACCAGACGTACGTGTGCCAACACTGTGTTAGCGACAAACACAAGACTCACCACACGGTTTGCATAGAAGACGAAAGCAGAGACAGGAGAGCTCAGATCAGAAACTTAAACGTGGAGATAAGAGAGATGATCCACGGCCGGCTGGAAAAAATCCGCGAGATCAATCAAGCTGTTCAGCTCAGCAGGAGAAACACAGAGAACGAGGTGGAGGAGAGTTTACGGGTCTTCAACAAGCTTCTCCAGTTCGTCCAGAAAGGCCAGGCCGAAGTGGATGAGGTGATCAGAGAAAAGCAGAGGCGCGTTGAAATCATGGCCAGTGGGTTGATAAAAGAACTAGAGCAGGAGATTGATGATCTGAAGTGCAGAAACACTGAACTGGACCTGCTCTTGTTCACCAATGACGATCTCTACCTTCTCAAGAGCTTTCCGGCTTTCTGCACGATGCCAGCCGTCAAAGACTGGTCTGAAGCGTGGGCACAAAGTTCCAAGTACGTCGGTACGGTGAGAAGGTCGGTGAGGAGAGTCGCTAGTCTGATTGAGGAGGCGGTAAAGACAGAGGTGAAAAGGCTTTGTGAGGTTGAATTTACGCGTGTGAAGTCTTGTGTGGTGGAAGTGAGTTTGGATCCGGACACTGCCCATCCCAAACTGGTGCTGTCCGAAAACAAGAAACAGGTCTACCATGGAGATGTGGCTCAGAGCCTCCCAGACAACCCAGAGAGATTTTACCCTTGTGTTAGCGTTCTGGCAAGGGAAGGCTTTTCCTCTGGAAGGTTCTACTACGAGGTCCAGGTGAAAGGGAAGACGGAGTGGGACATCGGAGTGGCGCTAGAATCCGTCAACAGAAAAGGAGGGAATCTGTTGAATCCAGAAAGAGGCTACTGGACCCTGGGGATGAGGAAGGATGAGAAATACTGGGCACTCAGCAGCCCCCCGGTCTGTGTACCGCTGGTAGAAAAGCCTCAGACCGTCGGGGTATATGTGGATTTGGAGGGGGGCCAAGTGTCCTTTTACAACGTGCACGCTCAGTCTCACATCTACACGTTCACCGGATACACCTTCAGGGACAGACTTTTCCCCTACTTTAACCCACGGAGGAATCATGACGGGGTCAACTCTTCACCTCTTGTCATCTCGCCTGTTAACGTCTAA